One window of the Mixophyes fleayi isolate aMixFle1 chromosome 6, aMixFle1.hap1, whole genome shotgun sequence genome contains the following:
- the LOC142094874 gene encoding uncharacterized protein LOC142094874 isoform X1: MAEQVIINVSSQSSETSHSDEESTVQMQESDASVKLSSPVFKNEEEGRVCNASNVEKAVHLEVPDKEHTENSTTHMSLLPEQESGVRQPTEKIIERKSLEESVSGMPVNAFQKVCSKDFGSASTAGREDRVLNTFLSNDLDTFQCDIEEENTQFESIPHPPTFDMHERGIGDKPYGCKYCTRRFSHRSSLYRHQKSHTGDKLYKCPECNKAFTNSSNLSVHSRIHTGEKPYECNGCGKKFTRKFALDQHLKIHRQEKLYICSHCGKSYSDYFFLIKHQQMERASALRIPDSIMK, from the exons ATGGCTGAACAAGTTATCATAAATGTATCTTCACAGTCTTCAGAAACCAGCCATTCAGATGAAGAAAGCACTGTGCAAATGCAGGAAAGTGATGCATCTGTGAAg TTATCGTCACCTGTTTTCAAGAATGAAGAAGAGGGCAGAGTATGCAACGCGAGCAATGTAGAAAAAGCTGTACATTTAG AAGTGCCTGACAAAGAGCACACAGAAAACTCCACAACTCATATGTCTTTACTTCCAGAGCAGGAATCTGGAGTAAGACAACCAACTGAGAAAATAATAGAAAGAAAATCCCTTGAAGAATCTGTGTCAGGCATGCCAGTGAATGCTTTCCAGAAAGTCTGCAGCAAAGACTTTGGCAGTGCATCTACAGCTGGCAGAGAAGACAGAGTCTTAAATACATTTCTCAGTAATGACTTAGATACGTTTCAGTGTGACATTGAAGAAGAAAACACTCAATTTGAAAGCATTCCTCATCCACCAACTTTTGACATGCATGAGAGAGGTATAGGTGACAAGCCGTACGGGTGTAAATATTGCACACGTAGGTTCTCCCACAGATCAAGCCTCTACCGGCATCAGAAAAGCCACACAGGGGATAAGCTTTATAAATGTCCTGAGTGCAATAAAGCATTTACCAACTCCTCAAATCTCAGTGTCCATTCAAGAATCCATACCGGGGAGAAGCCATACGAGTGCAACGGGTGCGGGAAGAAGTTTACGCGCAAATTTGCCCTTGACCAGCACCTGAAAATCCACAGACAAGAAAAGTTATACATATGTTCCCACTGTGGGAAGAGCTATTCAGACTATTTCTTTCTTATTAAACATCAGCAAATGGAGAGGGCTTCTGCCCTCCGTATTCCTGACagtattatgaaataa
- the LOC142094874 gene encoding uncharacterized protein LOC142094874 isoform X3 has product MAEQVIINVSSQSSETSHSDEESTVQMQESDASVKLSSPVFKNEEEGRVCNASNVEKAVHLEQESGVRQPTEKIIERKSLEESVSGMPVNAFQKVCSKDFGSASTAGREDRVLNTFLSNDLDTFQCDIEEENTQFESIPHPPTFDMHERGIGDKPYGCKYCTRRFSHRSSLYRHQKSHTGDKLYKCPECNKAFTNSSNLSVHSRIHTGEKPYECNGCGKKFTRKFALDQHLKIHRQEKLYICSHCGKSYSDYFFLIKHQQMERASALRIPDSIMK; this is encoded by the exons ATGGCTGAACAAGTTATCATAAATGTATCTTCACAGTCTTCAGAAACCAGCCATTCAGATGAAGAAAGCACTGTGCAAATGCAGGAAAGTGATGCATCTGTGAAg TTATCGTCACCTGTTTTCAAGAATGAAGAAGAGGGCAGAGTATGCAACGCGAGCAATGTAGAAAAAGCTGTACATTTAG AGCAGGAATCTGGAGTAAGACAACCAACTGAGAAAATAATAGAAAGAAAATCCCTTGAAGAATCTGTGTCAGGCATGCCAGTGAATGCTTTCCAGAAAGTCTGCAGCAAAGACTTTGGCAGTGCATCTACAGCTGGCAGAGAAGACAGAGTCTTAAATACATTTCTCAGTAATGACTTAGATACGTTTCAGTGTGACATTGAAGAAGAAAACACTCAATTTGAAAGCATTCCTCATCCACCAACTTTTGACATGCATGAGAGAGGTATAGGTGACAAGCCGTACGGGTGTAAATATTGCACACGTAGGTTCTCCCACAGATCAAGCCTCTACCGGCATCAGAAAAGCCACACAGGGGATAAGCTTTATAAATGTCCTGAGTGCAATAAAGCATTTACCAACTCCTCAAATCTCAGTGTCCATTCAAGAATCCATACCGGGGAGAAGCCATACGAGTGCAACGGGTGCGGGAAGAAGTTTACGCGCAAATTTGCCCTTGACCAGCACCTGAAAATCCACAGACAAGAAAAGTTATACATATGTTCCCACTGTGGGAAGAGCTATTCAGACTATTTCTTTCTTATTAAACATCAGCAAATGGAGAGGGCTTCTGCCCTCCGTATTCCTGACagtattatgaaataa
- the LOC142094874 gene encoding uncharacterized protein LOC142094874 isoform X2, which translates to MAEQVIINVSSQSSETSHSDEESTVQMQESDASVKLSSPVFKNEEEGRVCNASNVEKAVHLVPDKEHTENSTTHMSLLPEQESGVRQPTEKIIERKSLEESVSGMPVNAFQKVCSKDFGSASTAGREDRVLNTFLSNDLDTFQCDIEEENTQFESIPHPPTFDMHERGIGDKPYGCKYCTRRFSHRSSLYRHQKSHTGDKLYKCPECNKAFTNSSNLSVHSRIHTGEKPYECNGCGKKFTRKFALDQHLKIHRQEKLYICSHCGKSYSDYFFLIKHQQMERASALRIPDSIMK; encoded by the exons ATGGCTGAACAAGTTATCATAAATGTATCTTCACAGTCTTCAGAAACCAGCCATTCAGATGAAGAAAGCACTGTGCAAATGCAGGAAAGTGATGCATCTGTGAAg TTATCGTCACCTGTTTTCAAGAATGAAGAAGAGGGCAGAGTATGCAACGCGAGCAATGTAGAAAAAGCTGTACATTTAG TGCCTGACAAAGAGCACACAGAAAACTCCACAACTCATATGTCTTTACTTCCAGAGCAGGAATCTGGAGTAAGACAACCAACTGAGAAAATAATAGAAAGAAAATCCCTTGAAGAATCTGTGTCAGGCATGCCAGTGAATGCTTTCCAGAAAGTCTGCAGCAAAGACTTTGGCAGTGCATCTACAGCTGGCAGAGAAGACAGAGTCTTAAATACATTTCTCAGTAATGACTTAGATACGTTTCAGTGTGACATTGAAGAAGAAAACACTCAATTTGAAAGCATTCCTCATCCACCAACTTTTGACATGCATGAGAGAGGTATAGGTGACAAGCCGTACGGGTGTAAATATTGCACACGTAGGTTCTCCCACAGATCAAGCCTCTACCGGCATCAGAAAAGCCACACAGGGGATAAGCTTTATAAATGTCCTGAGTGCAATAAAGCATTTACCAACTCCTCAAATCTCAGTGTCCATTCAAGAATCCATACCGGGGAGAAGCCATACGAGTGCAACGGGTGCGGGAAGAAGTTTACGCGCAAATTTGCCCTTGACCAGCACCTGAAAATCCACAGACAAGAAAAGTTATACATATGTTCCCACTGTGGGAAGAGCTATTCAGACTATTTCTTTCTTATTAAACATCAGCAAATGGAGAGGGCTTCTGCCCTCCGTATTCCTGACagtattatgaaataa
- the LOC142094874 gene encoding uncharacterized protein LOC142094874 isoform X4, whose product MQESDASVKLSSPVFKNEEEGRVCNASNVEKAVHLEVPDKEHTENSTTHMSLLPEQESGVRQPTEKIIERKSLEESVSGMPVNAFQKVCSKDFGSASTAGREDRVLNTFLSNDLDTFQCDIEEENTQFESIPHPPTFDMHERGIGDKPYGCKYCTRRFSHRSSLYRHQKSHTGDKLYKCPECNKAFTNSSNLSVHSRIHTGEKPYECNGCGKKFTRKFALDQHLKIHRQEKLYICSHCGKSYSDYFFLIKHQQMERASALRIPDSIMK is encoded by the exons ATGCAGGAAAGTGATGCATCTGTGAAg TTATCGTCACCTGTTTTCAAGAATGAAGAAGAGGGCAGAGTATGCAACGCGAGCAATGTAGAAAAAGCTGTACATTTAG AAGTGCCTGACAAAGAGCACACAGAAAACTCCACAACTCATATGTCTTTACTTCCAGAGCAGGAATCTGGAGTAAGACAACCAACTGAGAAAATAATAGAAAGAAAATCCCTTGAAGAATCTGTGTCAGGCATGCCAGTGAATGCTTTCCAGAAAGTCTGCAGCAAAGACTTTGGCAGTGCATCTACAGCTGGCAGAGAAGACAGAGTCTTAAATACATTTCTCAGTAATGACTTAGATACGTTTCAGTGTGACATTGAAGAAGAAAACACTCAATTTGAAAGCATTCCTCATCCACCAACTTTTGACATGCATGAGAGAGGTATAGGTGACAAGCCGTACGGGTGTAAATATTGCACACGTAGGTTCTCCCACAGATCAAGCCTCTACCGGCATCAGAAAAGCCACACAGGGGATAAGCTTTATAAATGTCCTGAGTGCAATAAAGCATTTACCAACTCCTCAAATCTCAGTGTCCATTCAAGAATCCATACCGGGGAGAAGCCATACGAGTGCAACGGGTGCGGGAAGAAGTTTACGCGCAAATTTGCCCTTGACCAGCACCTGAAAATCCACAGACAAGAAAAGTTATACATATGTTCCCACTGTGGGAAGAGCTATTCAGACTATTTCTTTCTTATTAAACATCAGCAAATGGAGAGGGCTTCTGCCCTCCGTATTCCTGACagtattatgaaataa